The nucleotide window CGATTGTTTACTCATCCCATCCTGCAATTATGAAGATCTTGCAGATTCCCAAATTGTATTGATTTCTGCAGGTGCTCCAAGGCATGAGGGGATGAGCAGAAGGGATTTGGCTTTCATAAATGGACAAATTGTATCAAACTATGCCAGACAAGTAGCTAAATATGCTCCAGATGCCATTATCGTAGTTGCAACAAATCCTGTGGATGTAATGACCACAATTGCTTTGGACGCTTCAGGTTTCGATAGGGACAGGGTCATTGGTGTAGGAAACCACTTGGATTCCTTAAGACTCAAAAATTACTTTGCAAGAAGATTGAACATCAACAGCAGTGAAATCCATACAAGGGTTATCGGTGAGCATGGTGACAATATGGTTCCTCTTTTAAGTTCAACCACCATTGGAGGTATTCCTCTGAAATACTTTATTAGAGAGGTGGAATTGGACATTAAGGAGATCATTCATACTCTAAGAAATGCGGGAAATACAATCATTTCAAAGAAGGGTGCTACTGAATATGGTCCTGCCTATGCTATTTCTAATTTGATTATTACATTGATTACAAACTCCCATAAGATCTTGACTGTAAGCTTATACTTAGATGGTGAAATTGCTGGTGTCAATGGAGTTTCATTAGGTGTTCCTTCTGTTTTATCCAAAAAAGGAAATGCAATGATTGTTCCTATTCATATGAGTGATTATGAGACTAAAAAGTTCCAAGCTGCTGCCGAACAGATTAGAAAGCTTACAGAAGAAGTCAGAGAAAGTCTAAAAGAATATAAATAAGCTTATTTTTCTTATTTTTTTACTATTTTTTACTATTAATTTTTCTTAATTTTTAAACATTTTTACCTAATTTTTAAATATTTTGCCTATTTTTAAATATTAACCTAATTTTAATTAGCTATTTTACTCCAATAATGTTTTTTAAGTAAGGAACATTGCTGAATAGATATAAAAATCCCATTGGAACAAATAGGGTAACTAAAAGCAATATGATTGTCCAAAGATTGTAAGGCATTGTATTTTCAAAGATTTCAATTGTAACGGACAGGACTGCTACATGGACCAGATAGATTCCATAGTTGTACTGAGCCACTTTTGTAATGAAATCCCTTATAATTCCTTTTGGATTTAAATTAATGTTCTTAAACAATAGGAAGACTCCTGCTGCATTCAATGCCATGAATAGTGCATATCTGTCAAATCTGTAGATTAATGTTGTGCTGGAGAATAGGTATGAACATACCATCATGGATCCAATTGAAAAGAATATTAACAGTATTGCAAAGTATTTTTTGTTCAATAATTCCCTTTCAGTATATCTAAGGTAATATCCAAGGACAACAAGTCCGATAGGGCTTGTAAAGTAGCTAAGCTTTATTGGAAACGGCATCTTTAATGTAAAGTCAAATATGCATGTTATTAGCCAGAAAAACAGGAAATATTCCAATTCATTATTTTCTGAATGCTGTATCCATTTATTGAAAACAGGCATGATCAGGTATGTTCCAAGTATCATCCAAAAGAACCAATCCTGATAGAAATAGTTGTTTTTGCCTAATGCCCCTAATGTAATCAAGCTAAAAAATCCACTTATTTTCAACGGATGTATGAAAGAATTGATGAAAACCAGACAAATTGATAGGAAGAATAACCAAAAGAGGAATGGGTAGATTATTCTTGGCAATCTCTTTGATAAGAATGACTTTATTGTCCAGTCCCTGCCTAATGACAAGGCTCCAGAGAGCATTAGAAATAGCGGAACTCCTACTCTGAAGAAATTAATTATAAATGAGCAGACAAACCAGTTCAAGCTTGGAATTGCACCATAATCTGCAACTATCAAATGTCTGGTGCCTCCATCAAAAACATGGACTAAAATTACTGAAATGATTGCCAATGCCCTCAAAGCATCAAAATAGAAGATATGCTTTTCATTTTATCAAATAAAAATTTTTTCTGTTTGATTTATTTTTAAAATCCAATCAATAATGTTTAATGGATATATTAAATTATTAAAAAAAGAAAATAAAGTTTATAATTGATTATAAATTATAAACTTCTTCTGCAGGCACTAATGGTATTTTATAAGCATTTAAAATTGATACCAATTCATCCAAATCTTTGGACTGTAATAAAAGAATAGCTTTTTCAGACTTTTCATGAGTAAATGCATAAAGGTATTCAAGGTCTATTCCCTCATCTTTCAAGATTTTTAGGATTGATGAAAGTCCGCCCGGAGTGTCATCTAGTTCCGCTCCAATGATTGGGGTGTTTTTAACGATGTAATCATTGCTTTCCAAAATTTCCTTTGCTTTTATAGGGTCTTGAACTACCAATCTTAAAATACCAAATTCAGTTGTGTCTGCTAAGAATAATGCTCTGATGTTTATGTCATTTTGAGCAAGCAAATCTAAAACATGATACAATTTCCCCATTTTATTTTCTAAAAATATAGATAGTTGTGTTATCTTATACATATTGTCTCCCCTGATTAATGTAAATTACGTTTGTCAATTACTCTTTGTATTTTGCCTTTTGTGCTTCTTGGAATGCTTTTTGGTGCAACTAGGCTAACGTTAACTGCGATTCCAATCTCATTTTGAATGTATTCGCCGATTTTACGCTTTACACCGATCATCTCTTTAATGTCATCTGAGAAGAGAGATTCAGAAGCTTCAACCTTGATTTCAATTTCATCCATTATGTCCGGACGGGTAACGATGATTTGGTAGTGAGGCTCGATGTCACTGACCTTAAGAAGTGCCTTTTCGATTTGTGATGGGAATACAGCAACTCCCTTAACCTTGATCATGTCATCAGATCTTCCAGTGATCCTTTCCATTCTTGCAAGGGTCCTTCCACATGCACAAGTGTCATAGTGAAGTGCAGTGAGGTCTTTTGTTCTGAATCTGATTATAGGCATGCTTTCCCTTTCAAGGTTGGTCAATACCAATTCTCCGTGAGTGCCTTCAGGCAAGGTGTTTCCAGTATTCGGGTCAATGATTTCAGGATAGAAGAAATCCTCCGCAATGTGCAAACCGTTCTGTGCAGGACATTCCATACCTACACCTGGACCCATCAATTCGGTAAGTCCGTAGATATTGTAAGCCTTGGTCTTGAATGTGTCTTCGATTCTCTCTCTCATTTCAGCTGTCCACATTTCAGCTCCAAAACCAATTGCCTTAAGGCCGAGTTTTTCAAAGTCTATTCCTTCCTCTTTAGCCACTTCTCCAAGGTATATGCCATAGGAAGGGGTGAAAATAAGGCAGGTAGTTCCAAAGTCTGCCATGATTTCGACTTGCCTTCTTGTTTGGCCGGTTGAAATAGGGATGATTGTTGCCCCTAATCTATGAGCCCCATAGTGAACACCGAATCCTCCTGTAAACAATCCGTAACCATGAGTGTTCTGTATGATATCGTCTTCATCAAGACCCATCATGGTAAGTCCTCTTGCAACGATTTCTCCCCAATTGTCAATGTCTCCTTGGGTGTATCCGCTTACAACAGGCTTTCCAGTAGTTCCAGAAGAGGAGTGTACCTCTATGATTTCCTTTTTATCAACTGCAAACATTCCAAATGGATAACATGCTCTTAAATCATCTTTAGTAAGGAATGGCAACTTTTCAATATCCTTTAAGGTTTCTATGTCTTCAGGGAAAACATTTGCTTGAGTGTACTTTTCGGTATAAAATGGGATCTTGTCAAATGCCCTTTTTACAGTAGCTTGCAACTTCTTCAATTGAAGTTCAAAAATGTCTTCTCTTGACATGCATTCAATTTCTTCATTCCACATATTCTAACCTTTTTGTTTCTGTGTAATTTTAGTAATTTTTATAATTGCAATATCTAATTCTATTATGTATTAATTTCTATAAATATTTTATATCAATCCTAAATTTTTCATATATTCAATGCTTTTTTCGATTGAATCTATAGAATATAACTCCAACATATAGATGCCATCATAGTTATTCTTAATAAAAATATCAAAGAACTCATTTACTGGAAAAGTCCCTTCACCTAATGTACGATGTGTGTCACCATCACCAAGATTATCATGGACATGTATGTGTTTAATGGAGTTGAAGTAAATTTCATCTGGAGTGAACCCTGCAGTATGGGCATGACCAATATCTAAAGTCATTGGAAGCTCAAGTTCTGTCAATGTTTCGTTCAATAAGTTCACATCATGATACATGAACCCTTCTATATGAGGTAAGTTCTCAATGCATGCATTGGCGCCATTGTCTTTTGCATAATCACCAATGTCCTTTAGGGAATCCTTAGCTATTTCATAGATTATATCTTCCTTGCCTCTACCACTGAATGACACTATTCCTGGATGAACAACTACAATGTCACTATCAATCATATTTGCCAAGTCAATTGACCTTTTGATTTCATTAACTGATAGTTTTGCTAATGCTGAATTCAGTGAAGCGATGTTCAGGTCAATGAATGGGGAGTGGATTGTATATTCCAAGGAATATGAGTTGATCATATCAATCATCTCTTCATCATCATTCAATTCTCTATATGGGTAATCATGCAATATTTCTACATATTCTATGCATTTGCTGCTATCGAAGTATTCCAATGCCTCTTCCATTGTAATGTTCTCTGTAGCCAACATTGAAGCTCCTATTTTCATATTTTGCCTCTTTTTCATTATTTAATAAATATAATTATCTTAGATTGATATAATGGTTTATAGAAGTTATTCCACTATCAATCTCTAACTCTTGCAATAACTCTTAATCCCTTATCCAAACCATCTATGATTTCTTCAGTCAAGTCAAGGTTCTTATGAAGCTTTACATAACCTCTTTTGCCTACAGTTGCTGTAAATAGGTATTTGTCCTCTAAAAGAATGTCAAAAGCACTGCCGACATATTTTTTGCCGATAGGCAATACGATATGGTCCTTTCTTATTTCAGGATAGAGCTCAAAGACTTCATAGTAGAATTCAGAGGTTTCTCCTTCTTCATAATCATCAAATTCATCTGACTCTTCGCTTAAGTCATAGTAATTGTCATTGCTGTAATCCTTTTTGCCTTCATCGATGAGGTAATTATCAATATTGTCATTATACTCTTTCAATTGGGACTTTTTGGACTTCTTATGCTTGTCTTTCTTAGCCTTTTTGGATTTGGACTTCCCGGATTTTTTTGAAAGTCTTTCAGCAAAACTGTCAGGTGCCTTTTCAAGAGGTTCAACATTCATGCTGATTCCAATCTCATTTTCAAGTTCAGCTATTCTTTTACCTCCTTTTCCAATGATTTTAGGAATGTATTTCTCGGTTATGTAAATGTTTACTCTCCTATCGCTTTCCATGCTCACTTCAATGGCTGCCTTTGGAGTTATCCTTTTCATGGTTCTTAGGATTTCCCTTTCCGCTATCATTTGGACAGGAGTCTTTTCCTGATTCATCTTTGCCTTTTTGGACTGTTCCACCATTCCAATATCCATTACGATAGTCTGTTCACCATAAGTGTAAATCTCGTTGACTAATGTTCCTGTTTCAAAGTCCCTTACTTCAATTACAGGTCTTGCAAGATCTCTTTCTTCCATTCCACTTGGAACCTTTACAGTAAGCTTGTTTTCATAAATGGCTGATATTTCACCGTCTTCAATATAGATTGTAGTGTCTACGATTGATGGAATTGTACCTAAGTCAACTCTGCTTGCAATCCTTTGAATTGCATCGATAGGCCTTGTTGCATGAACAACACCAATCATTCCGACACCTGCAAGTCTCATATCTGCAAATATCTTGAAGTCATGGTTCTTTCTAAGCTCATCGTAAATTGTGAAGTCAGGCCTTACTAACAATAATATGTCTGCAGTGTTCTCCATATCCCCTTCAAGAGGTGCATATTGGGTAATTGTGTCTCCAACCTGCAAGTCTCTTGGAGATTCCATTGTTTTGACCACTTTGTTTAGGTATTCATCATAGAATTTAGCTATTGCCTGTGCAAATGTACTTTTTCCTGCTCCAGGTGAACCTGAAATGAGTATTCCCCTTGCACTGTTTGTTAGCCTTTCAATCAATTGACTTGATAAGTGGTATTGGTCAAGTGAGACTTCAGCAACAGGCCTTACAGCAGTTATTTCCAGCGCTTCTGAGAAAGGAGGTCTTGCTATTGATATCCTAAGGTCTCTGGATTGCACTACAATTGCACCTTGCTTGTCCACTTCAAGGTATGTTTTTGCATCATACCTTTCCTTTTCAAGGATTTCCTCTGCAATAGCTTCCAACTGCTTGTATGTGAATTTTTCATCTGCGAGCTTCACAAGTTCAATATGTCCTGGCTTTCCCTTTTTAGCCATAGGAACAACATTTTCCTTTAAATGAACACTCATTGTGTCATCATCAAAGAATTTGGCTATTTTCAAGTCTATTGCACCTTTATATTCCTGTGCATAGTATATGGTAGGAATTCCCTGCGCTTCAGCAGTTTTCGCTTGGATTTTATCGCTTGTTAAGAGTAATGCTAGTTCATCTTTAGCAACATCCCGGATTAATCCGTCTATTTCTCCAAGCTTTGCATTGTCCTTTTCAAATTTGGTAGGTCTTCTGCCGGTTATTTTGATTGATATTTCACCGATTTCAGCTAAATCCTGAAGTTTCTTTACATTCTTAAGGCCTCTGATGCCAGTTGGTCTTTGATTGTTAGCTTGATGTTCAAGTTCTGAGATTACAGCTTCCGGTATGATTATTTCAGGATAGTTCAATTCCTTTTCCTTAATGATCTTTTCCACATTTCCTTCAATGATTGCACTTGTATCCGGAACAATCCTTTTTATTTCATCATTCAATTCATCTTCATCATTATAATCGCTATTGTATTCATACTCATTAAAATTCATATTTTCACCTCCTTTGAGGTTTGATTAATTCAATAATTCTCATTTTAATAATCTTTTTATAGAGAGAATAATTTTATTATAAAATATTTTAACGATTTTCCTAATTTTATCTGTACATTTCCTTTGGATCAAATAATCTTTCAGAGATTATTTCAATATCATCATCGGTAAGATTGTCAATGTCAATATTCTCCTTATCAATATCTATTTGCCTAAAGAAGCATGATCTGTATCCTTCATGGCATGCTGCACCTATTTGCTCAACCTTCATTATGATTGCATCTGCATCACAGTCAATGTACATTTCCTTAACAGTCTGCACATTTCCAGAGTTTTCTCCCTTTAGCCATTGCTTTTTTCTTGAAGTAGAGTAGTAATGAGCCTTTTTGGTCTTCAAGGTTTGCTCTACCGCTTCCTTATTCATGAAAGCCACCATTAACACTTCATTAGTTTCATAGTCTTGGGCGATTCCAATCACCAGGTCTTCTCCACCCATATTGAGTCTGAAATTTAATTCCATTTTTTCACCTTTTTTTTAGACATGGATTCTTAACTACTGAATTCAATTGCGGTTTTTATGAAAGGGGCAACTTCATTTATTGGCATTTGCCCTTGCTCTCCAGTTTTCATATTCTTGACTGTTACTTTTCCATCTTCAAGGTCACGTTCTCCAACAAGAACCGCATATTTCACTCCAATCTTATTTGCATAAGCTAAAATCTTCTTGAATTTCTTTCTGGACAAGTCAACTTCAGTAGCGATATTGTCTTTTCTAAGAGTTTGCGCAATCTTAAAGGCTTCATGTCTTGTAGAGTCTGAAATAGCTGCAACATATGTGCTTACAATAGGTTCAAGTTCCATTTTGCCGTTCAATTCCTCGATTGCATTCATCAATCTGTCAAAACCTAATGCAAATCCAGTGGAGACAACGTCTTCTCCACCGAATAGTTTAACGAGATTGTAAGTTCCTCCACCGCATACTTGCTTTTGTGCACCAAGACCTTCCACATATACCTCAAACACTATTCCAGTATAATAGTCAAGTCCTCTAGCTACACCAAGATTTAACTTGTAATTGAACACTTGGAAACTTTCAAGAGTCTTTACAAGTTCCTTGAATTCTTCAAGGGCCTCTTTGGTTTCTTCGTAAGGAGACACTAGTTCATCTATGGCTTCAATTATTGAAGAGTCACCAACCATATCCATCAATTTGAACAATACCTCATTGAGTTCTGGCTTGTCCTTGATGATAGGATTGTCTCCAACAAGGGATTCTTTCAATAGCTCTTTGTCACCCTTATCGATAACAACCATAATCTCTCTTTGTGTAGCTGTATCAATATCAAAGTGATTGAATAATCCTCTGATTATTCCTAAGTGATTTACATTGAATTCTGCAGTAGTGATTCCAAGCTTTTCTATTGCATCGTTGCACATGGCTATCACTTCAGCTTCACCTTCAGGGGTCTTTGCACCAATCAATTCACATCCGAATTGCCAGAACTGTCTGAATCTACCTTTTTGAGGTCTTTCATATCTGAAACAGCTTCCATAGTAGTAAATCTTGATTGGCTTGGATGTCTTTTGAAGCTCATTCAAGTATAATCTTGCAATAGGGGCAGTGATTTCAGGTCTTAAGGCAAGGTCTCTGTCTCCCTTGTCCTTAAAGTTATATAATTGATCTACAATTTCCTCTCCTGATTTAGTGGTGAATAGTTTTAAGTCTTCAAATAAAGGTGTTTGAACTTCACAAAAACCATAGTTTTCAAATACATTTCTTAAAATGTCTTCAGCGTGTTTCCTTTGTCTCATTTCTTCAAAAAGGAAGTCTCTTGTTCCCCTTGGTCTTTCAAATTCCATTATTGATTCTCCAATGTTTTTAAGTAATTTTTATCAGATTAATTTTTCGTAAAATGTTTTTTATAGTTAATCATTTAACAATATTATATTTAATATTTATTTTATATAATATTTTTTAAATTATTATATGCTCTTTTTTTATTTTAAACTCTTTTTTCTCTTTTTTTATAAAATTTCTAGTAATTTTTTTAGAGTTTTTAATTATTTATTATCTTTACCACTTTAAAAATAATTTTTTTAGAGTTTTTAATCATTTATTCTCTAAAACGCTTTTAAAAAATAATTAAACTAAATATATTGAAATCTCATATTATTGATTAAAAAAGTATATGATTTTATAATAAATTATTTTTGATAATACATAAAACTTTAAATGATAAAATACTATAAATTATTATAAAAAATTAAGTGTGAATTATGTTTGAAGAATTGCATGAACTCTTAGAGGATAAAAGGATTTCAAAGAATGGGCTGTTGGCTATTTTAAAGGAAAAGGCTCAAAAGATATCTGTTTTCGATTTGATGGATGCCCATCAGTATATACTTCAGGATGTGGCGTTTGTACAGGATAAATATCAGGATGACTTCCGTCAAGCTTATGTTAAGCAATTCATTGGTCATATAAACAATATTAAAAATGACAATACAGATTATGACAGCAGGGGCAAAAAGGAGAGAATTGATAAAAAACAGTTTGAAAAATCATTAGAGGATTTGCATAATGTTTATGATGGCGTGAACTTTGACAAGGATAAGGTACAGCTTATTTACTGTTTGGTTTCTTTATATGCCACTTTTATATTGGAGGAACCTATTCATTCACTGGACACTCCTTTCCCAGGCAATTTGAAGATTAAGAAGTTAGGTAAGTTTTATTATTGTCCTGTCAAGGCAACTCAAAAGAATACTGAAGGGGCAGTTTGCAATATCTGCATTTCACGTGAGATCGATTATGATCCAGAGTTAAATGCCAGCAGTTAGGGATTATTTTTTTAAAAATAAGTATTTTATAGTCATATAATATTAACATGTTGTGATAGGATGTTTGAAAAATTTAATGTGTTGATAGATGAAGATGATAAGATATCAAAGGATGATCTTATGATTGTCTTAAAGGAAGAGCTTACTGATGTTTCTGTTTTTGATATGATGATCATATCTGCTGAAATCATTGAAAACAACAAATATGTTCAGGAATCCTATCAGGAAAAAAGCAAAAAGATTTACATAGACTTTTTCTTAAACAGAGTCAAGGAAATAAGAAGCAATGATACTGTTTATAATGATTATTTCAATAGGGATGACTTTGTAGAAAAATTAAACAAATTAAAAGATATTTACAAACTTGTTTCTAAAGACAGAAAAAACAAAAGTCCAATTATTGATTTGGTGGTATGCCTTTACACTACATTTGTGCTTGATGAGCCTATTCATCCTATTGGAACTCCTTTCCCTGGCTCATTAGAGGTTATAATGGAAAATGGAGTTTATTATTGTCCGGTTAAAGAGGCCAATATTGATACTCCAAATTCTGTATGCAGACTTTGTATAGCTGAACAGTTGGATTTTTAATTAATAGTATGCAGACTTTGTATAGCTGAACAGTTGGATTTTTAATTAATATTATTGGAATTTTTATAATTATAAAATTATTAAGTTTTTAAAATAGTGATACTATGGTAGATGGAAAAACAAGGATTTTGGGAGTTATTGGAGATCCTATTGAACACACTTTCTCTCCAGCAATGCAAAATGCTGGACTTGATGCTTTAAACTTAAATTACATTTATCTTCCATTTCATGTCAAACCAAATGGATTGAAAGAATGCATTGAAGGTGCAAAGGCTATGGGCATACAAGGTTTGAATGTTACAATACCACATAAAACCAATGTCATGAAACACCTTGATGAAATCGATCAAGTAGCTTCAATGATTGGTGCAGTAAATACTATTCAATTCATTTCTGATGAAAATAATGAATCCAATCAAAATAATGAAATCAATGTTACAACAAAAGGATTCAACACTGATGGATATGGATGTCTCCGTGCAATTAATGAAAAAACTTCAATAAATAAGAAAAAAGTTACTATCACGGGTGCAGGTGGAGCAGCAAGGGCAGTTGCATTTCAGATAGCAAGCAGTGGAATTGATGAGTTGTCAATATTGAATCGTAATTTCACCAAAGCGGAATCACTTGCAAATGATTTAAGATCCAATTTAAGCAATGCAGGAATTGATATTAGTATAAATAGCTGTGAAATGGATTATCTGAAAAAAGAATTGGACAGTTCAGACATATTTATAGACACAACACCTATTGGAATGTATCCTAATGTGAATGATAAGCCAATAGCAAGTGCAGATATGCTTCATGAGGGTCTTGTTGTAAATGATATAGTTTACACTCCTATGGAAACATCCTTGATAAAAGAGGCTAAAAAAGCCAATGCACAAGTTGTTTATGGATATGAGATGCTCTTGTATCAGGGAATCAGAAGCTTTGAGATATGGTTAGGTAGAGATGCTCCAGCAGATGTGATGGAAAAGGCATTATTGGATGTTTTAGGTATTTAAGTTTAATTTTTATTTTAATTTTTTTTTTAGTGATAATATGGATGATTTTCTATCAAGTTTTGTTTTGAATGAGGAAAAAAAGGAACTTTCTGATTCAAAGAAGGATGTCATGAAGTTCTTAAAGCAAATAGGTGTTGATACCCGTTTTGTCAGTTTCTTTGATGATGGTGGAGACATTAAGCTTTATATAGAAAATCTCCGCTTTTCAAAGTTTTCCAAAAAAAGAAGAGAAACATTCAACAGGCATTATCCTGATATGATGGTTGTAAGATCATCTCTTTTTCAAAAGATCTGTTCAAGGTCTTCAAAGACATTGGCAGAGTCATTAAGTCCTAAGGAAAGGATTCTCATTCCAAGAATGGATAATGATTACAACAAGTTTTTATACATAGTGATTGAGCCTTATTCAAGAAAATATGGCATAAGATTCATTGAATATGATGAAAACATCAGTGCAGATGGCTTTGATTCTGTCATTTCTCCATTGAACCTGAATCAGGAAGTGAATCATATCCTGAATGATATCTTTGATGGAAAGGGAATCGAATGGGATAGGAAATTGGACTTATCCAATATTTATGATTTTGACTTAAAGGATAAGGACATCATATTTCCATTTATCAATGTTCCACAAGAGTGGATAAATGACTTTTTAGGAATTGAAAAGGAATATGAAATAGACTATGAAAACGAAGACATTGCAGAGTCATTCATGGGATTCCTAACTGAGATCAATCCTCAATTCAAGGAAAATGTATTGGCGGCATCTTCATTTTTGGAAAGTCATCAAAAGTAATAAAATTTTAAATAATGGAAAAATATTAAACATAGTTAAATAGAATAAAAAATATATATCGAATTAATTAATTATTTAATAATATTTTGTGATTATATTTGAGGTTTTAATATGGCAAATGAAATTACTGCAGAATTAAATGATGAGCAATTTGAAAGATATCAAATCATGCAAGAGAATGAATTGAGCATTGGTGAAGCTATAGACTTGATTTTCTATTTGCGTGACCATTATGGAGTCCGCAATGATCAGCTTCTTGAAGAAAGGCTTGAACAGTTAATCCTCAGAAAATCAGAATTAGAATCCGAGATGGAAAACTCGGATAAGGATTTATCTTCAGATTTATCTAAGATTGCTGCTGAAATGGATATCCTTGAAAAATTAAAAGACACTACATATGACTTTGAAGCTAAAGAGGAAATCCTTGAAAAAGAATATGCTGCTATTGATGAAACTTATGAAATGAAGGTTCAAGCACATAAGCGTGGAATCAAATGGGGTAAATTCTTCAATAGCATTTTATGATTTCAGTTTTTTATCCTTTTTTCTTTTTTTATTTTTACTTTTTTTAAAATTTACACTTTTTTAATATATTTATCTTAAAGCCTTTATTTTGCTTATTTTTTGATTTAAACTATTTTAAACACTTTTTTAATATATTTGTACAATAGCAAAATTCTTTAAATTTTTTCAGATTTTAGATTCATAAGATAACTTTTATATAATAAATTAAACTAATATTTTATTGAGTAGTTATTATGGACTTTCTTATAAAAAAATTATAAGAAATTCCAATCAAAATCAAATTATTAAATTTATTAGGAGTGGATTTGTCTGACAAAATATATTATAATTACTGGTGGAGTAGTTAGTTCCATTGGAAAAGGAATTACCTCTGCATCCATTGGCCGTATATTACGTTCCTACGGCTTGAAGGTTGCAGCTATTAAGATTGACCCATATTTAAACTGGGATTCTGGTACTTTAAACCCATACCAACATGGAGAAGTGTTTGTAACTTATGACGGTATGGAAACTGATCTTGATTTAGGTCACTATGAAAGGTTCTTGGACATAGAGCTTCCAGGAATATCCAACATCACTACCGGAAAGGTCTATCAATCAGTTATTTCCAAAGAAAGAAAAGGTGATTTCTTAGGAGCTTGTGTTCAAATTATCCCTCATATCACCAATGAAATCAAGGAAATGGTACGTGAAATCTCCGCTAAGAATGACTATGATGTCGTTCTTGTTGAATTGGGCGGTACCGTGGGGGATATTGAAAGCCAACCATTCCTCGAAGCGTTAAGACAATTGAGAAACGAGGAAGGCTCTGAAAACGTTATGTTTGTACATGTAACATTCGTTCCTTACTTGGAAGCTGCTGGCGAATTCAAGACAAAACCAACTCAACACTCTTCAAAAGAACTT belongs to Methanobrevibacter ruminantium and includes:
- a CDS encoding acyltransferase is translated as MFYFDALRALAIISVILVHVFDGGTRHLIVADYGAIPSLNWFVCSFIINFFRVGVPLFLMLSGALSLGRDWTIKSFLSKRLPRIIYPFLFWLFFLSICLVFINSFIHPLKISGFFSLITLGALGKNNYFYQDWFFWMILGTYLIMPVFNKWIQHSENNELEYFLFFWLITCIFDFTLKMPFPIKLSYFTSPIGLVVLGYYLRYTERELLNKKYFAILLIFFSIGSMMVCSYLFSSTTLIYRFDRYALFMALNAAGVFLLFKNINLNPKGIIRDFITKVAQYNYGIYLVHVAVLSVTIEIFENTMPYNLWTIILLLVTLFVPMGFLYLFSNVPYLKNIIGVK
- a CDS encoding phenylacetate--CoA ligase family protein; amino-acid sequence: MWNEEIECMSREDIFELQLKKLQATVKRAFDKIPFYTEKYTQANVFPEDIETLKDIEKLPFLTKDDLRACYPFGMFAVDKKEIIEVHSSSGTTGKPVVSGYTQGDIDNWGEIVARGLTMMGLDEDDIIQNTHGYGLFTGGFGVHYGAHRLGATIIPISTGQTRRQVEIMADFGTTCLIFTPSYGIYLGEVAKEEGIDFEKLGLKAIGFGAEMWTAEMRERIEDTFKTKAYNIYGLTELMGPGVGMECPAQNGLHIAEDFFYPEIIDPNTGNTLPEGTHGELVLTNLERESMPIIRFRTKDLTALHYDTCACGRTLARMERITGRSDDMIKVKGVAVFPSQIEKALLKVSDIEPHYQIIVTRPDIMDEIEIKVEASESLFSDDIKEMIGVKRKIGEYIQNEIGIAVNVSLVAPKSIPRSTKGKIQRVIDKRNLH
- a CDS encoding sugar phosphate isomerase/epimerase family protein; this translates as MKIGASMLATENITMEEALEYFDSSKCIEYVEILHDYPYRELNDDEEMIDMINSYSLEYTIHSPFIDLNIASLNSALAKLSVNEIKRSIDLANMIDSDIVVVHPGIVSFSGRGKEDIIYEIAKDSLKDIGDYAKDNGANACIENLPHIEGFMYHDVNLLNETLTELELPMTLDIGHAHTAGFTPDEIYFNSIKHIHVHDNLGDGDTHRTLGEGTFPVNEFFDIFIKNNYDGIYMLELYSIDSIEKSIEYMKNLGLI
- a CDS encoding PINc/VapC family ATPase; protein product: MKRIVPDTSAIIEGNVEKIIKEKELNYPEIIIPEAVISELEHQANNQRPTGIRGLKNVKKLQDLAEIGEISIKITGRRPTKFEKDNAKLGEIDGLIRDVAKDELALLLTSDKIQAKTAEAQGIPTIYYAQEYKGAIDLKIAKFFDDDTMSVHLKENVVPMAKKGKPGHIELVKLADEKFTYKQLEAIAEEILEKERYDAKTYLEVDKQGAIVVQSRDLRISIARPPFSEALEITAVRPVAEVSLDQYHLSSQLIERLTNSARGILISGSPGAGKSTFAQAIAKFYDEYLNKVVKTMESPRDLQVGDTITQYAPLEGDMENTADILLLVRPDFTIYDELRKNHDFKIFADMRLAGVGMIGVVHATRPIDAIQRIASRVDLGTIPSIVDTTIYIEDGEISAIYENKLTVKVPSGMEERDLARPVIEVRDFETGTLVNEIYTYGEQTIVMDIGMVEQSKKAKMNQEKTPVQMIAEREILRTMKRITPKAAIEVSMESDRRVNIYITEKYIPKIIGKGGKRIAELENEIGISMNVEPLEKAPDSFAERLSKKSGKSKSKKAKKDKHKKSKKSQLKEYNDNIDNYLIDEGKKDYSNDNYYDLSEESDEFDDYEEGETSEFYYEVFELYPEIRKDHIVLPIGKKYVGSAFDILLEDKYLFTATVGKRGYVKLHKNLDLTEEIIDGLDKGLRVIARVRD
- a CDS encoding acetolactate synthase encodes the protein MYKITQLSIFLENKMGKLYHVLDLLAQNDINIRALFLADTTEFGILRLVVQDPIKAKEILESNDYIVKNTPIIGAELDDTPGGLSSILKILKDEGIDLEYLYAFTHEKSEKAILLLQSKDLDELVSILNAYKIPLVPAEEVYNL
- a CDS encoding malate dehydrogenase, whose product is MVKVSVMGSTGVIGKNVTFKLARADTISEVVLFARPESIDKAKGQSYDMYDALAAEDIDCLLIPSCNYEDLADSQIVLISAGAPRHEGMSRRDLAFINGQIVSNYARQVAKYAPDAIIVVATNPVDVMTTIALDASGFDRDRVIGVGNHLDSLRLKNYFARRLNINSSEIHTRVIGEHGDNMVPLLSSTTIGGIPLKYFIREVELDIKEIIHTLRNAGNTIISKKGATEYGPAYAISNLIITLITNSHKILTVSLYLDGEIAGVNGVSLGVPSVLSKKGNAMIVPIHMSDYETKKFQAAAEQIRKLTEEVRESLKEYK